A section of the Roseivirga sp. BDSF3-8 genome encodes:
- a CDS encoding PepSY domain-containing protein, translated as MSEKEREKRKRKATVIRRFRKVHRYSGVALFVFLFIIGITSVLLGWKKNSGDLLMPETRRGTAGSLAQWLPLDSLQLTAYAALPDGTYSLDRIDVRPEKGMAKFRFKEGNMEVQVDGITGHILHKGPRVADLVESIHDGSYIDDLLGTGGVFKVFYSTVTGLALTMFVISGFWLWYGPKRMRR; from the coding sequence ATGAGTGAGAAAGAACGAGAAAAGCGAAAGAGAAAAGCCACCGTCATCAGAAGGTTTCGAAAGGTGCACCGTTATAGCGGGGTAGCCCTTTTTGTGTTTCTTTTCATTATTGGTATTACCTCGGTCCTCCTGGGCTGGAAGAAGAACAGCGGAGATTTACTAATGCCCGAAACGCGCCGGGGCACAGCGGGGTCCCTTGCACAGTGGCTACCCCTGGATTCCCTCCAGCTTACAGCATATGCCGCTTTACCTGATGGCACCTATTCACTGGATAGAATTGATGTACGGCCGGAAAAGGGCATGGCCAAATTCAGGTTTAAGGAGGGTAACATGGAAGTGCAGGTAGATGGAATCACTGGCCATATTTTGCACAAAGGCCCGCGGGTAGCGGACCTTGTGGAAAGCATTCATGACGGAAGTTATATTGATGACCTGCTAGGGACGGGGGGTGTTTTCAAGGTGTTTTATAGTACGGTCACCGGCCTGGCATTAACTATGTTCGTCATTTCGGGTTTTTGGCTTTGGTATGGCCCGAAGCGAATGCGCAGATAA
- the pgi gene encoding glucose-6-phosphate isomerase codes for MLINIDPTTTTSWQKLKKHQEFMQDIHMKDLFASDEDRFGKFSIRLDDILVDYSKNRIVGETMDLLLQLAEEAKLADAIERMYRGEKINKREHRAVLHVALRRRSEDPIFVDGKNVMPEVHAVLDQMKRFSDSLLNGEWKGYSGKAITDIVNIGIGGSDLGPVMVTEALRPYKKNNIQAHFVSNVDGTHIAETLKKLDPETTLFMIASKTFTTQETMTNAETAREWFLKSAGDKEHIKKHFVAISTNREGVEDFGIDPENMFRFWDWVGGRYSLWSAIGLSIACTIGFENYRELLDGAHEMDEHFRHTHFRNNIPVILGLLGIWYNNFFNAQSHALLPYDQYMHRFPAYFQQGDMESNGKYVDRDGNPVTYETGPVIWGEPGTNGQHAFYQLIHQGTKMIPCDFLAPAQTHNPIGDHHVKLLSNFFAQTEALMNGRELEEVKTELREKGMDRREIDQLSPYKVFKGNNPTNSILFTKLTPKVLGMLIAMYEHKIFVQGVIWNIFSFDQWGVELGKQLAKKVLPELENDEHVTSHDSSTNGLINAFKSMKKTSK; via the coding sequence ATGCTGATCAATATCGACCCCACCACTACCACCTCCTGGCAAAAACTGAAAAAGCACCAGGAATTCATGCAGGATATCCACATGAAAGACCTGTTTGCCTCTGATGAAGACCGGTTTGGCAAATTTTCAATACGACTGGATGACATTCTGGTGGATTACTCTAAGAACCGGATTGTAGGTGAAACCATGGACCTGCTCCTTCAACTGGCCGAGGAAGCCAAGTTGGCCGATGCCATCGAAAGGATGTACAGAGGGGAAAAAATCAATAAGCGAGAGCATAGAGCCGTGTTGCATGTAGCCCTGAGGCGACGCAGCGAAGACCCCATTTTTGTAGATGGCAAAAACGTAATGCCCGAAGTACATGCCGTGCTGGATCAGATGAAACGCTTCAGTGACAGCCTGCTAAATGGCGAATGGAAAGGATACAGTGGTAAGGCTATTACAGATATTGTCAATATCGGAATAGGGGGTTCTGACCTCGGTCCCGTTATGGTTACCGAAGCATTACGCCCCTATAAAAAGAATAATATACAAGCTCACTTTGTGAGTAATGTGGATGGCACCCATATAGCCGAAACACTTAAAAAGCTTGATCCTGAAACTACCCTATTCATGATCGCCTCAAAGACCTTTACCACCCAGGAGACCATGACCAATGCAGAAACTGCCAGGGAATGGTTCCTTAAATCCGCGGGGGATAAAGAACATATTAAAAAGCACTTTGTAGCCATTTCCACCAACCGTGAAGGCGTGGAGGACTTTGGTATAGACCCCGAAAACATGTTCCGCTTCTGGGACTGGGTAGGCGGTCGATACTCCCTCTGGTCTGCCATCGGCCTTTCTATTGCCTGCACGATAGGCTTCGAAAACTATCGTGAGTTGCTGGACGGCGCCCACGAAATGGATGAGCACTTCCGCCATACCCACTTTCGCAATAACATCCCCGTAATACTCGGCCTGCTGGGTATTTGGTATAACAATTTTTTTAATGCTCAATCCCACGCTTTGTTGCCTTACGATCAGTATATGCATCGCTTCCCTGCATATTTTCAGCAGGGAGATATGGAAAGCAACGGCAAATATGTGGATAGAGACGGAAATCCGGTGACTTATGAGACCGGCCCGGTCATATGGGGTGAGCCAGGCACCAATGGGCAGCATGCATTCTATCAATTAATTCACCAGGGCACTAAAATGATTCCCTGTGACTTTCTGGCCCCCGCACAAACCCATAACCCCATCGGTGACCATCATGTAAAGCTGCTCTCTAACTTTTTCGCCCAGACAGAAGCCCTTATGAATGGGCGCGAACTGGAGGAGGTAAAAACCGAGCTAAGGGAAAAGGGTATGGACAGAAGAGAAATAGACCAGCTCTCTCCTTATAAGGTATTTAAAGGAAATAACCCAACCAACTCTATCCTCTTCACCAAACTGACACCGAAGGTTTTGGGCATGCTGATCGCTATGTATGAACATAAAATCTTTGTTCAGGGTGTTATCTGGAATATATTCAGTTTTGATCAGTGGGGAGTGGAACTAGGCAAGCAACTGGCCAAAAAGGTGCTACCTGAACTGGAAAATGATGAGCATGTGACCTCACACGACAGCTCCACTAATGGGTTGATCAATGCCTTCAAAAGCATGAAGAAAACGAGTAAATAA
- a CDS encoding endonuclease/exonuclease/phosphatase family protein: MKTEAILRVVFRVLALFILLATLVPLLTSEEWFIRAFDFPRLQFAGLTVITIGLMYSLEYHHKKRAKVWLLLLLVAFCYHGYKIYPYTKLSPFQTLYTENDRMDTVSFGVLVSNVLQTNTDYDRLLEQVEMKSPDVVLVLEADAGWEKGLLALEDNFPYTIKMPLDNTYGMLMYSQLPVKDGEVRFLVEHDIPSIHAQVQLRNNSWFTFYGVHPRPPAPGESDDSRERDAEIVMIGKKASEESRAVIVAGDFNDVAWSATTRLFQEVSGLLDPRIGRGFYNTFHAKNVLFRWPLDHIFHSKDFKLIRMEVLEGIGSDHFPIYAEFSYEPIEQYEQESVEKDDSTDREAEQTIQEGLKDEEDD; encoded by the coding sequence ATGAAAACTGAGGCAATACTCAGGGTTGTATTTCGCGTGCTGGCTTTATTTATTTTGTTAGCCACCCTGGTCCCCTTACTTACCTCTGAAGAGTGGTTTATAAGGGCTTTTGATTTTCCAAGGCTTCAGTTTGCCGGCCTCACGGTTATTACGATAGGGTTAATGTACTCGCTGGAGTACCATCACAAAAAAAGGGCAAAAGTATGGCTGCTCTTACTACTCGTGGCCTTCTGCTACCATGGCTATAAAATTTACCCTTATACCAAGCTATCGCCATTCCAGACACTGTATACTGAAAATGACCGCATGGATACGGTTTCTTTTGGCGTACTGGTGAGCAATGTACTGCAAACTAATACAGACTATGACCGCCTATTAGAACAGGTGGAGATGAAAAGTCCGGATGTGGTGCTGGTACTGGAAGCAGATGCAGGGTGGGAAAAAGGGCTTTTAGCGCTTGAGGATAATTTTCCCTACACAATAAAGATGCCTCTTGATAATACCTATGGCATGTTGATGTACTCGCAACTGCCTGTGAAAGATGGTGAGGTTCGCTTTCTGGTGGAGCATGATATACCCTCTATCCATGCCCAGGTACAATTACGAAACAATAGCTGGTTTACCTTTTACGGGGTTCACCCCAGGCCGCCTGCACCCGGCGAGTCGGATGATAGCAGGGAGCGTGATGCGGAGATAGTAATGATCGGTAAAAAGGCCAGTGAGGAAAGTCGTGCGGTGATCGTGGCCGGAGACTTTAATGACGTGGCCTGGTCTGCTACTACCAGGCTGTTTCAGGAAGTAAGCGGCCTGCTTGATCCCAGGATCGGGCGGGGTTTTTATAATACCTTTCATGCTAAAAATGTATTGTTTCGCTGGCCCCTGGATCATATTTTCCATTCTAAAGACTTCAAGCTTATCCGCATGGAAGTGCTTGAAGGCATAGGGTCTGACCACTTTCCCATTTATGCGGAATTTAGCTATGAACCTATAGAGCAATACGAACAGGAGTCGGTAGAAAAAGACGACAGCACTGATAGGGAGGCTGAGCAAACGATTCAGGAAGGGCTAAAGGATGAGGAAGATGATTAA
- a CDS encoding CHAT domain-containing protein, translating to MTDSVLFNAMIIMEDESAQKAFNFLTEKLPLSSKNEGIKQALTIARAGTLSDSPEQVITLLGPTLSDTETHIWWRAKGHLLLAEAYLRLGRAEEAKPQFSKAKKLSETASAPAITAYAYVGLAVCAYYQQDIPAMERALVTARSLATDNLPPPHEIFTTCDQLLGVLYQVTGDYDKALDVSLRVLKRAEAAEQDELLPYYVNTGAIYLEKGEYAYAVSYFRQGLARDTVAGLSVTATAYNNMGLALRRLGKVQEAVSSLKKSIRHYSKANKQTDKRKLADAYNNLTACYLQLEHFDSAAQVITEARTHLPGIWEDDPLSWHTQGVIQLKNRQYTDSKGSLLQSLALHKQKFGKGHPYQATIYTDLARLFNRCGDPEKALSLADSAIMIALPAINKEAVSPGRQGLSQVAGWHALRQKAQILMALAESDDQYTHQALQICNQAIALLDQIRQNLATDESGVAWSQAAHPVLETGIQTARRKYEQTGDDNFIKNALAFAEKNKSVKLLETTLEAIAALDNDYLDTLLFYEEKVNSQMALFRRKLARETARDKQNVWQEKIFRLQQARDSLMPLLREATPVYYRQRYTTEVLDTDSIRKHLLGPEDLFVEYFIGIDQTWGIWLSATEEGIFSVGHPDTLQSAISQYLQIISRPPAMRREEAAAQSAAYISHSHRLFLKLMGPLVEKLKASSGRLVIVPDGSLNFLPFESLITSLPTTDKESLYRNLPYLLRSHTVSYAYSASLLLTPAADGANYAQKGIGIYAPFVRNSTQRGGNTTLDCNQGRLYALACSDTESDKILQMASGDLFQGLEATRTTFQELAPYYSILHLATHACLDPHDPALNRIYLADDYITTSELYGTRLNAQLAVLSACNTGSGEFIAGEGVMSLGRGLAYAGVPSLVTSLWPVDDCATSDLMVKFYEELMGQNTLPKDKALQAAKLRQIQMGEDIMAHPYYWAAFTHTGKWAPLDTSLTHTGTGLWLYVMWIGLITAVGGLLFFIIKRKFT from the coding sequence GTGACCGATTCCGTGCTCTTCAATGCGATGATCATCATGGAAGATGAATCAGCGCAAAAAGCTTTTAATTTCCTTACAGAGAAACTCCCCCTTTCCAGTAAAAATGAGGGAATAAAACAGGCACTTACCATAGCAAGAGCCGGCACGCTTAGCGACTCTCCTGAGCAGGTCATTACCCTGCTTGGCCCCACATTATCTGACACAGAAACCCACATCTGGTGGAGAGCCAAAGGGCACTTACTCCTGGCAGAAGCATATCTCCGCCTGGGGCGCGCAGAAGAGGCCAAACCCCAGTTTTCAAAGGCTAAAAAGCTATCCGAAACCGCCAGTGCCCCCGCTATCACAGCCTATGCTTATGTAGGCCTTGCGGTATGTGCATACTATCAACAAGACATACCTGCCATGGAACGCGCTTTGGTTACCGCTCGAAGCCTGGCTACAGACAACCTTCCACCTCCGCACGAGATCTTCACCACATGCGATCAGCTCCTGGGCGTATTATACCAGGTTACCGGTGATTATGATAAGGCACTGGATGTAAGCTTGCGGGTATTGAAACGCGCAGAAGCAGCAGAGCAAGATGAACTCCTCCCCTACTATGTAAATACCGGTGCCATCTATCTTGAAAAAGGAGAGTATGCCTATGCGGTTTCTTACTTTAGGCAAGGCCTTGCGAGAGACACTGTCGCCGGCCTGTCAGTTACGGCCACTGCATATAATAACATGGGGCTGGCCCTAAGAAGATTGGGCAAGGTTCAGGAGGCTGTGAGTTCACTTAAAAAAAGTATCCGCCATTATTCAAAGGCTAATAAACAAACTGACAAGAGAAAGCTGGCCGACGCCTACAATAACCTGACAGCCTGCTACCTGCAACTTGAGCACTTTGATAGTGCCGCTCAGGTAATTACTGAAGCGCGTACCCACCTGCCCGGTATTTGGGAAGACGACCCACTGTCCTGGCACACACAAGGCGTGATTCAACTAAAAAACAGGCAGTATACTGACTCAAAAGGCAGCCTGCTGCAGAGCCTGGCACTGCATAAGCAGAAGTTCGGAAAAGGTCACCCCTACCAGGCAACCATTTATACAGACCTGGCCCGGCTTTTCAATAGATGTGGCGATCCCGAAAAGGCTCTTTCATTGGCCGACAGCGCCATAATGATCGCCTTACCTGCTATAAACAAGGAGGCTGTATCGCCGGGCCGTCAGGGCCTGAGCCAGGTTGCCGGCTGGCATGCCCTCAGGCAGAAAGCACAGATATTGATGGCATTGGCAGAAAGTGATGATCAGTATACTCACCAAGCCTTGCAGATATGCAACCAGGCAATAGCCCTTTTGGACCAGATCAGACAGAACCTCGCCACCGATGAGTCAGGTGTGGCCTGGAGCCAGGCAGCGCACCCCGTTCTCGAGACAGGCATACAAACAGCCAGGCGAAAGTATGAACAGACAGGAGATGATAACTTTATAAAAAATGCCCTCGCTTTTGCAGAAAAAAACAAGTCAGTCAAGCTACTGGAAACTACTCTGGAGGCCATTGCCGCGCTGGATAATGACTATTTAGACACCCTTTTATTCTATGAGGAAAAGGTAAATAGCCAAATGGCCCTCTTCCGGAGAAAGCTGGCCAGGGAAACTGCCCGCGATAAACAGAATGTATGGCAGGAAAAAATATTCCGGCTTCAACAAGCCCGTGATTCACTGATGCCTCTTCTCAGAGAGGCCACTCCAGTATATTACAGGCAACGATACACCACCGAAGTACTGGATACAGACAGTATTCGAAAACACCTGCTGGGGCCGGAGGACCTCTTCGTGGAGTATTTTATAGGGATAGACCAGACCTGGGGCATTTGGCTTAGTGCCACTGAGGAAGGCATCTTTTCTGTGGGACATCCGGACACACTTCAATCCGCAATTTCACAATATCTGCAGATAATCTCCCGGCCTCCGGCCATGCGGAGAGAGGAAGCTGCGGCGCAGTCAGCAGCATATATCAGTCATAGCCACCGACTTTTTCTTAAGCTTATGGGGCCTCTAGTTGAAAAGCTCAAGGCCAGCAGCGGCCGGCTTGTCATCGTCCCTGACGGAAGCCTGAACTTCCTCCCCTTTGAAAGTCTGATCACATCCCTTCCGACCACTGATAAAGAAAGCCTGTACCGGAACCTTCCCTACCTGCTCCGGTCTCATACTGTCAGCTATGCCTACTCCGCCAGCCTGCTCCTTACCCCTGCCGCCGACGGTGCAAATTACGCTCAGAAAGGAATCGGTATCTATGCCCCCTTCGTGCGAAATAGCACTCAAAGGGGCGGAAATACCACTCTGGATTGTAACCAGGGCAGGCTTTATGCACTGGCCTGCTCTGACACAGAGTCCGATAAAATCCTGCAAATGGCTTCAGGCGACCTCTTCCAGGGTCTGGAAGCTACCAGAACTACTTTCCAGGAACTAGCCCCCTATTACAGCATTCTTCACCTTGCTACACATGCCTGTCTGGATCCTCACGACCCGGCCTTGAACCGCATCTATCTGGCGGATGATTACATCACCACATCAGAGCTGTATGGAACCCGGTTAAATGCCCAACTGGCTGTACTAAGCGCCTGCAATACAGGTAGCGGAGAGTTTATTGCCGGAGAAGGTGTCATGAGCCTCGGCAGAGGTCTCGCCTATGCCGGTGTACCCAGTCTCGTTACCAGCTTATGGCCTGTAGACGACTGTGCTACTTCTGATCTTATGGTCAAATTTTATGAAGAACTAATGGGGCAAAACACCCTACCAAAGGATAAGGCATTGCAAGCGGCCAAACTACGGCAAATTCAAATGGGCGAAGATATCATGGCCCACCCCTACTACTGGGCAGCCTTCACCCATACCGGCAAATGGGCCCCACTGGATACCAGCCTCACCCATACCGGAACCGGTTTATGGCTATACGTTATGTGGATAGGACTCATTACAGCAGTTGGGGGCCTGTTATTCTTTATCATCAAAAGAAAATTTACCTGA
- a CDS encoding glutamate--tRNA ligase family protein: MPEIQVVSRIAPTPSGFLHKGNAFNFLLTYLLVRYHNGKLWLRIDDIDDARSRPEFIEDIYDTLDWLEMQPDFGPSGPKEFTTKYSQQLHMGEYRQAVESLLSRGLAYACKCSRKQIKRLSRNGIYPGTCRLTSDKAFSVPHAIRCALGEEASRVEVPSYEESSLVLVNLRREMGDFVLWRKDNVAAYQVASVCDDIRMGTNLLVRGEDLLLSSAAQLWLSGHLAEEGLQKASFIHHSLLMEADNRKLSKSEGSLSLKAMREEGLSSGSLLKDFCRWMNMPFDQPADLQELAEAFAEWFGQSGRLP; this comes from the coding sequence ATGCCAGAAATCCAGGTAGTTTCAAGAATAGCACCAACGCCCAGTGGCTTTTTGCACAAAGGCAATGCCTTTAACTTTTTGCTCACCTACCTGCTGGTAAGATATCATAACGGCAAACTTTGGCTTAGAATAGATGATATTGATGATGCCCGTTCCCGGCCGGAGTTTATTGAAGATATATATGATACGCTGGACTGGTTAGAGATGCAGCCGGATTTTGGCCCCTCAGGGCCGAAAGAGTTCACCACAAAATATAGCCAGCAACTACATATGGGAGAATACCGGCAGGCTGTGGAAAGCCTGCTGTCCAGGGGCCTGGCTTATGCCTGTAAATGCTCCCGCAAACAAATTAAGAGGCTTTCCAGGAACGGAATATATCCTGGTACCTGCCGCTTGACTTCTGACAAAGCATTTTCTGTACCCCATGCTATCAGATGTGCCCTGGGGGAAGAGGCTAGCCGGGTAGAGGTTCCTTCTTATGAAGAGAGTAGTCTCGTTTTGGTTAACCTGAGGCGGGAAATGGGCGATTTTGTGCTATGGCGTAAAGATAATGTAGCGGCCTATCAGGTGGCCAGTGTTTGCGATGATATACGTATGGGTACAAATTTGCTGGTAAGAGGTGAGGACCTGCTCCTGTCCAGTGCTGCTCAGCTATGGCTATCTGGTCACTTGGCTGAGGAGGGGTTGCAGAAGGCCAGCTTTATCCACCATAGCCTGCTGATGGAGGCAGATAACCGGAAACTTTCCAAATCTGAAGGGTCACTATCATTAAAAGCGATGCGTGAAGAGGGGTTGTCTTCCGGAAGTCTTCTGAAGGACTTTTGCAGGTGGATGAATATGCCATTTGACCAACCGGCTGATTTACAAGAATTGGCTGAGGCATTTGCTGAATGGTTCGGTCAAAGCGGCCGGTTACCTTGA
- a CDS encoding tetratricopeptide repeat protein: MRSVLPAIFLLIIFACSEKEDVDIETSSFSQQQVDLILEEAKENRHTSPELAARQAVEALGQAESFNYIRGKVQAHNLLASLYALKLNDHQKSQEHLNAYEMLISQMDDLSDHADFNYNKGLGHYKAGNYEMASSYLHKAMAYFEETGLDEKAAFCNYSLGLINRRLGLNDRAIEYYTKALDLLPQASPGSIRVDILNAIGLSRYDNHDYYGAGKVFDEALKQSRKINYAKGELVSANQLGLVKLSIDDFQAADFYLDQAMQLALKEGNSLYQGNAALNMGFLAEKQYQFELAEEQYQVAREIFFTAGRLDKVMSVYRNLSYLNLQQKNYSEALAYANEGLALEINNNEDRQALLSHAIDAYKAAGDYELVAGLQEKLYDLRIAVADDKRPVEIMRLQKQLETDLAEKRRREQMARMELAMMELKTRNTVYASLGLFLILVIGAAVFSYRFVKRTNDFMQWFRSRTESMLESSK; this comes from the coding sequence ATGAGATCTGTACTTCCAGCTATTTTTCTTCTCATAATTTTTGCCTGTTCAGAAAAGGAGGACGTTGATATTGAGACGTCCTCTTTTTCCCAACAACAGGTAGACCTTATCCTGGAAGAGGCCAAAGAAAACCGACACACCTCCCCTGAGCTAGCTGCCCGCCAGGCTGTAGAAGCCTTGGGCCAGGCCGAATCCTTCAACTACATCCGTGGTAAGGTGCAGGCACATAACCTGCTTGCCAGCCTGTATGCGCTAAAACTTAACGACCACCAAAAATCACAGGAGCATCTCAATGCATATGAGATGCTGATCAGCCAGATGGACGATCTGTCCGATCATGCTGACTTTAATTATAATAAAGGACTGGGTCACTACAAGGCCGGTAACTACGAAATGGCTAGCAGCTACCTGCATAAGGCCATGGCTTATTTTGAAGAAACTGGTCTGGATGAGAAAGCGGCTTTCTGCAATTATTCTCTCGGGCTTATTAACAGACGCCTGGGGCTTAATGACCGTGCTATTGAATACTACACCAAAGCCCTCGATCTGCTCCCACAAGCTTCTCCCGGCAGTATCCGTGTGGATATCCTTAATGCCATAGGACTTTCCCGCTACGATAATCATGATTACTATGGAGCGGGTAAGGTATTTGATGAGGCTCTCAAGCAAAGTCGTAAAATCAATTATGCTAAGGGAGAATTGGTGTCTGCTAACCAATTAGGCCTTGTGAAGCTATCCATCGACGACTTTCAGGCGGCCGATTTTTACCTGGATCAGGCGATGCAACTTGCTTTGAAAGAAGGCAACTCACTATACCAGGGCAATGCGGCTCTCAACATGGGCTTCCTTGCCGAAAAGCAATATCAGTTTGAGCTGGCGGAAGAGCAATATCAAGTGGCCAGAGAAATATTCTTTACTGCTGGCCGGCTGGATAAGGTAATGTCAGTATACAGAAACCTGTCTTACCTTAATCTTCAGCAAAAGAACTACAGCGAAGCACTTGCTTATGCCAATGAAGGTCTGGCGCTAGAAATTAACAATAATGAGGATCGGCAGGCCTTGCTTTCTCATGCAATCGATGCTTACAAAGCTGCCGGGGACTATGAGTTGGTAGCTGGCTTGCAGGAGAAACTCTACGACCTTAGAATAGCGGTGGCTGATGACAAGCGTCCGGTTGAGATCATGAGACTGCAAAAGCAATTAGAGACTGACTTAGCTGAAAAGAGGCGTCGTGAGCAAATGGCCCGTATGGAGCTGGCAATGATGGAGCTTAAAACCCGTAATACGGTGTATGCTTCTCTAGGTCTATTCCTTATACTGGTTATCGGAGCTGCGGTGTTCTCCTACCGTTTTGTTAAAAGGACCAACGATTTTATGCAGTGGTTTCGCTCACGAACCGAGAGCATGCTCGAGTCCAGCAAATAA
- a CDS encoding YraN family protein, with protein MQRKKAGTLDIGADGEHLAESFLKKKGYRVLDRNFRYKRGEIDLIVQKDNLIAFVEVKTRKNKVFGNPEEFVSDVQAERIMEVAEYFIHKHAWAHLIRFDIVAITQKPRLEIVHLEDAIA; from the coding sequence ATGCAAAGGAAAAAAGCTGGTACCCTTGATATAGGAGCGGATGGGGAGCATTTGGCTGAATCTTTCCTTAAAAAGAAGGGTTACCGTGTATTAGATCGTAACTTCCGGTACAAGCGCGGTGAAATTGACCTGATCGTTCAAAAGGATAATCTAATTGCATTTGTTGAGGTGAAGACTCGAAAAAATAAGGTGTTTGGAAACCCTGAAGAGTTTGTGAGCGATGTGCAGGCAGAACGCATTATGGAAGTGGCTGAATATTTCATTCACAAACACGCCTGGGCTCATTTGATTCGCTTTGATATTGTGGCAATTACTCAAAAACCGCGTCTTGAGATCGTGCATCTTGAAGATGCAATTGCCTGA